A single Lolium perenne isolate Kyuss_39 chromosome 6, Kyuss_2.0, whole genome shotgun sequence DNA region contains:
- the LOC127307143 gene encoding S-adenosylmethionine decarboxylase proenzyme, which yields MAVLSVADLPPVSAIGFEGYEKRLEITFSEAPVFADPKGRGLRALSRAQIDSVLDLAKCTIVSELSNETFDSYVLSESSLFVYPYKAVIKTCGTTKLLLAIPRILELAEELSLPLAAVKYSRGTFIFPEAQPSPHKNFSDEVAFLNGYFGGLKSGGNAYVIGDPAKPGQKWHVYYATQQPEQPVVNLEMCMTGLDKKKASVFFKSSAEGHTSCAKEMTKLSGISDIVPEMEICDFDFEPCGYSMNAIHGSAFSTIHVTPEDGFSYASYEVMGLDPASMSYGELVKRVLRSFGPSEFSVAVTIFGGRSHAGTWGEKLAVGAYDSTNMVEQELPSGGLLIYQSFTAMGEISTGSPRSVLNCFVDDSLENGPKDIKMNAFLCWEEDAAQEIDERDGKKMRSA from the coding sequence ATGGCAGTCCTGTCTGTTGCTGACCTTCCCCCGGTCTCTGCGATTGGGTTCGAGGGGTATGAGAAGCGCCTGGAGATTACTTTCTCTGAGGCGCCAGTCTTTGCTGACCCCAAGGGCAGGGGACTGCGTGCTCTCTCGCGTGCCCAGATTGACTCTGTTCTTGATCTAGCCAAGTGCACCATTGTATCTGAGCTCTCCAATGAGACTTTCGACTCCTATGTCCTCTCTGAGTCAAGCCTCTTTGTGTACCCCTACAAGGCGGTGATCAAGACCTGCGGCACTACCAAGCTCCTGCTGGCCATTCCAAGAATCCTTGAGCTTGCTGAGGAGTTATCCCTGCCACTTGCTGCTGTGAAGTACTCCCGTGGGACCTTCATATTCCCTGAAGCACAGCCCTCTCCACACAAGAACTTCTCTGACGAGGTTGCCTTCCTCAATGGCTACTTTGGTGGCCTCAAATCTGGAGGCAATGCCTATGTGATTGGTGATCCTGCAAAGCCAGGTCAGAAGTGGCATGTCTACTATGCCACCCAACAGCCTGAGCAGCCTGTGGTAAACCTTGAGATGTGCATGACTGGTCTGGACAAGAAGAAAGCTTCCGTCTTCTTCAAGTCCTCTGCTGAAGGCCACACATCTTGTGCTAAGGAGATGACCAAGCTCTCAGGTATCTCTGACATAGTCCCGGAGATGGAGATCTGCGACTTCGATTTCGAGCCATGTGGCTACTCCATGAATGCCATCCATGGCTCTGCTTTCTCCACCATTCATGTGACCCCTGAGGATGGCTTCAGCTATGCGAGCTATGAGGTCATGGGCTTGGACCCTGCCTCCATGTCTTATGGTGAGCTGGTCAAGAGGGTGCTGAGATCCTTTGGCCCTTCGGAATTCTCCGTTGCTGTGACTATCTTCGGTGGTCGCAGCCATGCTGGGACCTGGGGTGAGAAGCTGGCTGTTGGGGCCTATGATAGCACCAACATGGTCGAGCAAGAGCTGCCGTCAGGAGGCCTGCTGATCTACCAGAGCTTCACTGCCATGGGCGAAATCTCCACCGGGTCTCCAAGATCTGTCCTGAACTGTTTTGTTGATGACAGTTTGGAGAATGGCCCCAAGGACATCAAGATGAATGCTTTCCTCTGCTGGGAAGAGGATGCTGCGCAGGAGATAGATGAGAGGGacgggaagaagatgaggagCGCCTGA